The following DNA comes from Athene noctua chromosome 1, bAthNoc1.hap1.1, whole genome shotgun sequence.
TCAATTTGAGGAGGTTTAGAGCTAGCCAACAAGAAATGCCAGATGCTGACAGTTAAGTGCAGTTTGAGTCATATAAATGGGGCCTTACatgtatttgttttctaaaatacttttcttaTTTTGCATTTGTTGCATAGAATATTGTTCCTGTGCCCCTCCTTCTTTCCTCTGTGCGTTTCTCTCCATATCTCCTCCACATGGTCACTGCAGAAGGAAATGTCAAGAAACAAGTTCACAGAGACAGAAGCTGGGCTTTGGGCAATGGTGGTTGCCTTTCCACTACCTGGCCAGCCTTCTCCCAGTTCTCAGGCATGACACAGAATGGTCCCCACTCCGCCTGCTCAGTCACAGAGCTCACACCTTGTGTCCCGTCATTACATCCCTGGCTTTTACCCTGGGATTGCAGCATGCTATTAGACGGAGGACTtgaaaataggggaaaaaaatgttgagcCAGTCATTACAGGCCTGCTTCATGTGCTGGAGGAAAAGAgatgtttttttccatgaagaTGAGGCTTGGGAAAGCATTTAGATTTAATTAGTCAATGAGACATCATGAAAATTCAGGTGATTTGCATTCCAGCTAGCTTCGAGCAGAGGGACATCTGACAAGCTTCTTCATCAACATATGCATTTGCATCTGCCTCTCCTTTTTATGCAAAGATACTTTAATCATTTTATTCTAGTGGCACATTTCAGTCACAGAGTCGTGAGTGGGAGCAAAGAGATTTGTTTTTACATCCTTCAATGGTCAAGTGTACTGAGCCTCACTACAAGAGCTATTGCTAGCAAACCTAATAAAATAATAGGTATTTAAAAGCCTACCAAGAAGATATTAGACTCATGTGTGCTATTTCAAGTGCTCTTGAATAAGGTGCCTGCTATTTGGTAACATCCTCCTAGCTTGTTTAGTCATATGTTAAAGGAATTGCTTGTCATCCTAAATTACTAGTTGAGTCAGAACTGTATGAgccataatatttttcttcagtacaaAGGGTTACAACGTTTTGTAGAAAACATGAGTTATAATTACCCTTATGCAGcagcaaaggggagggaggaagaaagaagaggactCATCTCAGAGGATTTTATATAAAATACCAAAGTTCATTTGATTTCAGACTCGGTTCTTTTTCCTGCCCATGGGTTTCCATACACATTAAATAGGACTGGGTAGAAAAGTTTTGACAGCCCTCAGCCTCCCAGTTGGAGGCTGGGAAGAGTGAAGGTGTTTATCATGGCTTTCCCAGCCCTTTACAAGAAAGGGACGTCTCCCTCGCTCTCTGGGAGACGCGGCACCAAACACTTCCTCTTTCCTCATGCTTGTTTCCGTGAAACCCTTCATGGAGACTTCACCCTCGTTTTAGCAAAGAATACAGAACAGGAAAGATTGATAAATTCCTGTGACACAAATACTTCCTTGTTGCTAAAATGGATGGAAAGCAGGTGATTCTGTGCCTGGTCCCATGGATTCCACTGTGAATTACAGATGGCAGAAGACACACCCTACCAGTGAAGAAGTGTTGCAGTCCAGCCCTAAACCTGCATCTGCGTAAGCCATGGCAGCAGAGACTGGTAAGGCTGAGCTGCAGTGAGGCAGCAGTCCAGGACTCTGCTCCATTCAGGTTTGGTCTCGTTCTTCTTCACGTGAATCCAGAACACAGCAATGAAGTCATGCGGTTTGTGCTGATTTGATTATAGTGCACTGTTACTTCTCCCCAGTAGTATAGTGCAGTGTCATCGGGTGAAGGTAAACAGTCATTGGGAAAATGGGATGTGCATCATTTGTTTCTTAAGAAAACCAAGCTACTATGCAATTACTGCCTACCCTTGTGGTAAAGAGACAGCAGACCTATTTCTTTCCTCATGCTTGATTTCACACCACTTCATATTCATCGATATTTAGTGGAGCAATTGCTGCTTCAAGCCAATGTGAAATTATGTTCAGGGCCCTGATACCAGGACAATAAAAACATTCCTGCCCCTCTTCAGTCTCCCCTTTTTCCCCCACTGTTTCTTCCTTGCATTTGAAGCACCTAATTTTCCAGTCTCTGCTACATCCATATTTGTAGAAAATGAGCAGATTTTTGCTGATGATTATGAAGCTGAGAAAAGATAGTTATTTGTATATTCACAGCTCTAGAAAATCACATGCATGGATTCTTCTGAAGGTAGGTAGATGAGACTCCCTTTTTTAGCTGTCTCTCTGCCACACCAAATTACAATGCTCATTTAGATGGTCTCCACACTCAGGAGAAAAACTGCACAGATCTGCCTCAGTGTATTGAGATGTTTTAGTGAACCTGCAAATTGTCTCATAACTTATTTATGGTTTTATGGTCTTAGTTCTCTAGGAAGTACACAATAAACATATACCCAGTAATGAGCAACACAGAGAATGTAAATTGGGAGCCACTCTCAAAAACCCAGGAAAATGTTCAGTGAACTTGAAAAAACTGCTGTTGAGATATAGTACTTTGCATCACTCATAAATAATCTTTTGAACTCAATTCCGTGAAAAATCATTATATCTCAGTAATCAATGTCATGGTTAAAGAAAATCTCCACTTATGAGTGCTGTATTTTATCCTGAGACACTGAACTCTTCATGCTTTAAAGCCTGAACCAACTACTAATTGTTAGGTCTCAGAAAGGAACTTCCCGTTTAGAAAGATTCCTTTTACCTGTCACTGAAATGTTTATTGTAGACCACTGTTGGAAGCAAGGTACTCAATATAATGAACTACTGAGCTGATATCAGATTTTAATGTGAATATGATGGGAAAGTTGCATTAAATTCTTCAGACTTCTTTAAGCTGTGGACTCTGGTGTGAGTCACGGTCTAGCATATTCGTTGCTCAAGAGCAGATCTCCCACTGGGGTCAAAGACAGGCTTGACCTACAGAATTCCTTTTGCAGCCCAGTCTTTCTTGAAATTGAGGGCATTTACATCTGAGGCATGGTCTCATGACTCCTATAATGGAGGAATTTGTGCAGAAGGCTGGCTAATCTGGATCTTAGGTACACTTTGGCCCATTTTTGTGTTAAGGCAAATTAACCGTCCCTTCCCAGTGCAAGTATTGCGCATATGAACCTAGTCATGGAATACACCTGAAGTGAAACATTTGGATTTAAAGTTATCTCTTTTATCAATGCTAttaacctgtgggtttttttggtttacaCCATTTGAAGGAAAGGGTTCGGCAGGGCTGAAGCAGGGTAACTCATTCAACACCAATCAAATCACATTTGAAGCCTGACTTGCAGGAAGAACTATTTAAGAAGGTGTGTCAAGGTAGTAGTCCTCCGATCTCTTCACTCTGTTAATCGCTACCTTCCATTTGTTTGGGCTCATCTTCTCTATTCCTTTAACAAATGAGTCACTGAAAAGGATATCCCTAGAGGATTGGGTCCTCTCAATAGACCTCAGGGCAAAGTCTTTCCTGTTTATAATAAACTGTTTCAAAGAAAACCAGGCAATGTCCATAGGGTAGAGATGCCTAAGAAAAAGGCACAAGGAGCTCATGGCTATTTGCTCTAGCAACTTTAGGGCAACACTCAATGCTGGACATGTAGACTTCTGGTGGAACGGCAGAGTTCCCGTCTCTGGCTCCTTGCCACCTTTTTCTCCAATACATATCAGCTGCATTTTTATCCCTCATCACAATTATGCACTTCCCACAGGACATGGTCAGAGATTCACACAACTCCTGAAAGATACCATTTTGCTACTGGATGGGCAGATCACTTCTTAATAGCAGTTTTCTATTGCCCTTGGTTGTTGCCAGCATGAACAAGCATCCATACCAGCCAGCACGGTCTGGCCTCCTCGGATATTATTTCTCCTGTTTTAAGACTTTCTGGAATATCTGTTTCCCCTACAAAAATGGTGTTGAAACCATTAAGCTGCAGTATCCTCAGAGCTCTTAAATACTGCAGGCACTGCCTCTTTGAAGCAGCATCAAAGCAGCCCCTATGAATTACGTGCCTGAGGAGCAGATTTGCGAAGCGCTGCATGTTGATGTCTCAGGGCTCATGAAGGATGCTTGCAGAGTTCACAATGCACCTGTTGCCCTGGTGTCACCCAACCAGAACAGCATCAGCAGGGGCTTCAGGTGGCTGATCCAAAGGCATCTTGGAAAACAGTGGTCCCATCAGGATGGGAAGGCTGCAGCTGTGCAGCTAGCGGCTTCTGGCATTGGGGCGTTGCTCATCTTGAACATCGTGGTTCCTTCTCTCACAGCACTGGGTGAGTGCTTGGGCTCTGTGTACATCTGTGGGCCAGCCAGGCACCGCCAAAAGGGGTCCAGGGGGATGGACATGTGGAGGAAAGAGCTGCCCAAAGTCAGCATGGAGAGTGAGCCAGTGCCTGAGCTTTGAGACCAGTGGTAGAAACCACTCCCTCTTTCCCTGCCGAGCATGTTGCCTGATGGAAGATGTGGCCTTGAAATCCTCCCAAGTGGAGGAGGGGTCTTGAACCCTGGTTGTCTTGTTATGGGGGGAAGGAGGACCTCTGGACCcccacagagcacagcacagcagcctgtGCAAGGTCCATCATGCTAAACCTGCCCAGTTCCAGGCCttggaggggaaagaaataagTGATGCCTCAGACATCGCTTTGAGGTGAGGCATTTTTAGGAGTAATTTGCTTTCTAGAGTCCTCTTAGGTTCCCACTTTGTTCAACCACTCCTCCGTTTTGTGCTGGCCCTACTGACAAACCCCTGAGGGATCTGCATTGAGCCCAACACCAACACCATCACCCCCTCCAAGGGTGAGCATCACCTTAAGAGAAACAGAAGGGAttatgggggaaaaagaaaatttctcGTGTGGTCTTATATGAACATACAGGCTGAAATGAAGGTCAGAGCAGAAGGCTGGACAGGTACGACCCTGCTGTCATGACAAGTAAAACAGGGGCACAGGAACATGTGGCAAAATAGGGATGCAGCTGGCCCAGGGAGATTGAAACAGCCAGGGGAAGATGTGCGTGTGTgcgcatgtgcatgtgtgtgtgtgcatatgtgtgcgcatgtgcatgtgtgcacaggCAAACCAACAGCAGCAAGTGTTCAGCTGGGGAAAGCTGTGGAGCAGCAGAAAATGAAGATTATTTTGACCCATTTGGTTTTTTTAGCTGTGTCTCCTTCCTGCAGATGCACATGCAGGATGTTACTGCAGGAACAAGCTTGTTAGTACAAGACTGTTAAACTGCTCACACTTAGCTGTACCTACAAGGCTGGGAGTGAATGCTGGCAGCATCATCAGCCTGCCAGATGGAGCTGAACAGCACAAATGTGTCAGTCTCTGATGATGGCATGCATCCTTGCCCATCTCTGAAACTGAGACACCCCACGGTCTGCGTTATCCCCTCTGGATTAGTTTTCCTTCCCCCTAACACAGTGGAAAACTGTGAAGtcaaaaaatgtctgaaaattaaTATGGCCAGCGGGGTCTAACACAGCTGTCTGGATGTTCTCCTTGCTGAGGCAGACGAATGATGGGGCACACCATGTTAGCATCATCATGTGGAGAACAGAAGTCTGAAAATTTGATATAAGAAGGGTATATCCCCAGAATGAAGCCTATATGGTTTGTTAGCCAGATGCAAAATTATGGCAGATTCAGACTgtacacacatgaaaaaaaattcctgaataTGCAGTACCTATTCATATGAGAATACAACATGAAATAATATTGACTCATCTCTATTACTATTTCACACTGTGGTAtacctttctctttttgttaGCTTTTGTCCTTAATAAATGTATAACAGGAGCATAATGGTATACTGACATGAGTAGTCCTACTGGAGTTATGAGGTGCTTATTAGTTTTGAAAAGTTCAGGTTTAGAGGCCTGATTAGTTCCTGAGGTCCCCCAAAATGCTGATTTAGAGACCTCACTGTTCAAGAACTGGATGTAAAGTGTCGAAACAACTATCAAGAGGTGCCTGTGACAAGCATCCCACCCAAGATACCCACTGGAACTGCAAATCATATTTCCTGTTAGCTAAATTGAAGGTGGTTTTTCCTTGTCTGCTCTCCAGAAAGGATTTACTTAATTGTGCATGAGATGGAAGTGATAGACACAAAAAGAGCATGTTGCTTTTAGCACTCTCGCTTTCAAGTTACCTTCTGATTGTGAATGGATGCCAGTAGGAAACAAGGCAGGGGAACAACATCCAGGCAGTGTCCCTGAGTACAGAAGTGAGGTAGGgcttcccctctccttccccattccctcctgcctctccaggcTTGTCCCTGAGGCCTCCTGGCTGTGCCAGGCTAAGGATGGCTCTAACACTGCCTGTCTTGTCCTTCTCAGACCTGCCCCTGTCACTAGTGgtgagcagcagctctgtgctgccaTCCCCCACGAGCTGCTCACAGGCTGCAAGCTGTGGTGCCCAGTCCATTTGTGTGGTCTCAGACTGCTCCATGAGGCAacacaaagcacagcagcagcagtcaggAGATGCGCTTCAAAAGCGCAGTCCTCTTCTGAACTGGCCCACCCATGTAGGTACCACTGGGGCTGCTCAGGAAAATCAGGCTTGATGTTCATCAGTTTGGACCCCCTATAGCGAACAGACCTGAAACCGTTGCTCTATCACTCCAGGCTTTTGTGGTTTTGCAACATCAAGGCAAATGCAGAGTGACAAAGACAGCCTGGTTCCTTAGGCTGAGCACTTGTCTGTGCTTTCATGTGCCGATGAAGGGACTTTGCAAGGTGGATGAAGGAGGTGCAAACCAGCCTTTCTGCTTCTGAGGCCTTAGGCACAGGCGAGGTCTGTGTTACTGTATTGTGGCGCTATCCCAGAAG
Coding sequences within:
- the C1H21orf140 gene encoding LOW QUALITY PROTEIN: uncharacterized protein C21orf140 homolog (The sequence of the model RefSeq protein was modified relative to this genomic sequence to represent the inferred CDS: inserted 4 bases in 2 codons; substituted 1 base at 1 genomic stop codon): MQRFANLLLRHVIHRGCFDAASKRQCLQYLRALRILQLNGFNTIFVGETDIPESLKTGEIISEEARPCWLVWMLVHAGNNQGXNRKLLLRSDLPIQXQNGIFQELCESLTMSCGKCIIVMRDKNAADMYWRKRWQGARDGNSAVPPEVYMSSIECCPKVARANSHELLVPFXLRHLYPMDIAWFSLKQFIINRKDFALRSIERTQSSRDILFSDSFVKGIEKMSPNKWKVAINRVKRSEDYYLDTPS